The genomic segment GCTGAGAAATCGTTTGAATCTCAGTTCGTTAGCAGATTGCTCACCCATGCTCAAGGGACAAATAAATTAAATTATGATAAGCAAATTGTCATAAAATGTCTTTATATGTACTTGACATGATATTAGATAGTTATAAAATATATGCAAATTAAGCTTAATTATGTATAGGCAGCGAGAGTAAAGAGGTCGATTTTTCAGGGATTGGATCCGTCAGGGGGAGATATGGATCCGGCACTCAAGGCCCTTTGCGTCGAGGTTTTGAGGGGAAACGTGGACAGCGAGCGTTTCGCATGGCTGCTGATCGAGACAGGCGTCGATCTGGACAGCTACGAGTGGGACGTCGCAAATCATCTGCTCCAGGCGGGAGACGCGATCTCATCCCTCACCCAGAAGTTCGGCTACACCCTTCAGTGATTCCGTAGGGGGCTCAGCCCCTTGGCCCTTCCCTCAGATATCCCAGGCATTTGTAGGCGAGTTTCGCGACCAGGAAATCGGCCGCATGGAACCCCTCGCGGGGCGCGAGTTCCACGATGTCCATCCCCACGGTCCTCTTCGCCCCCATGACGAGCCGCAGGAAGTCGGTCACATCGTACCATCCCATGCCGCCCGGCTCCGGCGTCCCGGTCATCGGGAGCACAGAGGAGTCGAATGCGTCCACGTCTATCGTTATGTAGACCTTCTCGGTCTTTATCGCGTCGAGCGCCTTGGCCATCCACGACCTGTCGGCGCGCATTTTGTGCGCGAAGAAGACCGGCAGCCGGTCGCGCTCGACCCACAGCGCCTCGTCGCGCGACAGGTTGCGGATCCCCACCTGCACCGCGGGGGCGAGATCCTTCACCCTGGCAATGGCGCAGGCGTGGCTCATCCGCTCGCCCCCGTACTCCTGCCTCAGGTCTGCGTGCGCGTCGAGCTGCACCACGGTCGTGTCCGGGTGGATGCGATGGACGGCCGCGAAGACCGCGGGCGTGATCGAGTGCTCCCCCCCCAGCGAGAGGGGGATCTTGCCGTCGCGGACGATCTTCGTCACCGCGGGGGCGATCCTGTCGAAGAGCTCTGACGGGTGTGCGCCCGAGACGTCGACCGGATCGAGCGTGGCAACCCCCACGTCAAACGGCTCGCAACGGAGCTCCTCGTCGTAGAGCTCCACCTGCGCCGACGCCTCGATGATCGCCGCGGGGCCCCGCGCCGTCCCCCCTCCGTAGCTGACAGTGGCCTCGTAGGGAATCGGGAGGACCGCGACCCGGGCGCGGGCGTAGTCAGCGTCCTTGGGGTCAAGGCCGAGAAAGTTCCTGGCGTGGGCATGGATCATGCGAAGACCTCAGGTGACGAAGATCGCGCCGGCCAGGACCGTGGTCCACAGCCCCTTCGAGTCGCCCACCGCGGACTGGGTGCTGTTCATCGTGCGCACTATCTCGCCGGAGATGGTCCAGGTGCCCTTGCGATCGTTCCACGACTTGTCGGCGTCGAAGCCCACGCCGAGGATCGTGGCGAGCATCTCGGCGGCGAGGTCCTCAGCGTAGTCGCCGGCCGCGCGCTCGTTCTGGCCGTAGGCGTGGTGCTCGGAGAGGTAACCGTGGAACTCCTTGTTCTTGGGTATCGAGAGGCCGACCGACGCCGCTATCAGCCGGTGCGGCTCGTTGGACGCGCAGTCGGAGAGCACGCAGTAGACGACCTGGCCGGGAGAGAGCCTGAGCAGCCCCTCCGCCCTGTTGACGATCTTGCAGCCGGGCGGGAATATGCTGGAGACGCGGACGAGGTTGAATTGCGCGATGCGCGCCGACCGAAGGGCCATCTCGAAGCTCTGCAGCTTCTCGCGGTGCCTTCCCACTCCCTTCGTCAAAAATATCCTGCTGGGCACGAACTGCGACATGGTCCCCTCCTCCTTGCCGATATGAAAAACTGGTCGCGCAACTAACACATCCGCACCTGCCCCACAAGACAAAAGCCCGCTCCCGAAAAAAATACGGGAGCCCTTTCGGGCCCCCGCATCTGCCTCTCCGTTCGGAGAGCTACTTCCTCTTCTTGCGCGCCACCTTCTTCTTCTTCTTCGCTACCTTCTTCTTCTTTGTGACCTTCTTCTTTTTCTTCACCACCTTTTTCTTCTTTACCATTTCCCCCTCCTTTTGAAAAAAGGTTTTGATTCCAAACGTTTGCTAATTTCTAACGGAATTATAATTAATTAGGCGGATTGAGTCAAACTTTTTTCTACAATTATGCACAATTATATTTAATTGATGGTCAACTTCAGGAGATGAACGCGCGATCAGAGCGCGTCGGCCGGAGCTGCGAGGGCCTCCTCGGCGAGCCTCGACGCGCGTCCGCCCGCGTGCCTGATGTGACCGGTCACCGCGACGATCATGCCGAGCACGCACAGCGCCCCGCCTGCGCCGACCCGTGCATCGATCGGCTCGCCCAGCGCCGCGTTCGCGATCAGCGCACCCGCCACCGGCTGGATGAAGATCGTGAACTCCATCACCGACAGCGGCACGCGGCCGAGCACCGCGACCCACGCGGTGTATCCGAGCGCCGTGCAGATCACCGCGAGGTATCCGATCGCGAAGAGCGACCGTCCGTCGAGCGGCACGGCGAAGCCTTGCCTCATCTGCATGGGGACCGCCAGCGCGCACGCCGCGGTGAAGAGCACGCCGGCGAACAGGACCGCGGCCGGCCTGCGCGCGGACGCGGGCTTGAGGATGATCGAGAAGAACGCCTCGGTCAGGAGGCCGGCCACGATGAGCAGATTGCCGACCCCGACACCTCCCCCGGCGAAACCGAGGCTCTTCGGATCGAAGCCCGAGAGCCTTGCCAGCCCCGCCAGGGCGATCGCGAGGCCGGCGAGGGTGGTGAAGAGCATGCGCTCCCTGAGAACGATGCAGGCAAGCGCTATCGCCCAGACAGGCTCGAAGACGTACAGCAGCGACGCGTCG from the Pseudomonadota bacterium genome contains:
- the speB gene encoding agmatinase, whose translation is MIHAHARNFLGLDPKDADYARARVAVLPIPYEATVSYGGGTARGPAAIIEASAQVELYDEELRCEPFDVGVATLDPVDVSGAHPSELFDRIAPAVTKIVRDGKIPLSLGGEHSITPAVFAAVHRIHPDTTVVQLDAHADLRQEYGGERMSHACAIARVKDLAPAVQVGIRNLSRDEALWVERDRLPVFFAHKMRADRSWMAKALDAIKTEKVYITIDVDAFDSSVLPMTGTPEPGGMGWYDVTDFLRLVMGAKRTVGMDIVELAPREGFHAADFLVAKLAYKCLGYLREGPRG
- a CDS encoding arginine decarboxylase, pyruvoyl-dependent, producing MSQFVPSRIFLTKGVGRHREKLQSFEMALRSARIAQFNLVRVSSIFPPGCKIVNRAEGLLRLSPGQVVYCVLSDCASNEPHRLIAASVGLSIPKNKEFHGYLSEHHAYGQNERAAGDYAEDLAAEMLATILGVGFDADKSWNDRKGTWTISGEIVRTMNSTQSAVGDSKGLWTTVLAGAIFVT
- a CDS encoding DMT family transporter, producing MSGPGAWIALLIVMNLFWAGSYSVMKYGLGSMDPLSLVFWRLVAAFAILALWIAARRHDLRIGWRDGARVALAGLLIAFSSYSTVKGVELSNAIDASLLYVFEPVWAIALACIVLRERMLFTTLAGLAIALAGLARLSGFDPKSLGFAGGGVGVGNLLIVAGLLTEAFFSIILKPASARRPAAVLFAGVLFTAACALAVPMQMRQGFAVPLDGRSLFAIGYLAVICTALGYTAWVAVLGRVPLSVMEFTIFIQPVAGALIANAALGEPIDARVGAGGALCVLGMIVAVTGHIRHAGGRASRLAEEALAAPADAL